aaaaaataacgtCTGGGCATCTACGTGAGCAAGCTGAAAGAGCAAGGTAACACGGAAAGGGGCCTGGCAAGTGGAACTGGGCTGAGATCTGGAACCTTCTGCCAAGGTGAGCGAGTCTGCACCTGTGTGTCTGACTGAGCAGCCTGATTTCAGCAGGGAGGTTACGGATAAGGGCTCCAGTATCCCTAAGCAGGTGTACATGGAGGGACCGGGGTTAGAATGGGGAACCCCGCGGTGCACCCCCCAATCATGTTCCTCCCCAAGGGCAGGGCCAGGAGTGCATTGTGTTCCATGTGGACAGTTCTGACGGCCACAGGCTCGCTTCTGAGAGTACAGACACTAAATGACCGGGAATTGCTCCAGGTTCTCTTTTCTCCCACCCCAACAGGAACCACAGAAATCCCGAAATAAAAGGCTTGGGCAGAGCACAGAGGGAACTCCAGGAGGGCCCCCAGAGCACCCAGAGACTGGTGCCAGGGCTGCCAGGGTGGGGGTTTCTGGAAACCCTAAGCCCAGGCCAAATAAATAGAAGCCTGCCACTGGGCACGGGGGGTTTACATGAGCCCCGTCCCCCACCAGGCCAGACCCTGGATTCTGAGTTTGGTTTCTAAAAAGCTgaaacgcacacacacaccacactacTGAATTCCTAAGCAGTTCCGCTGTTTCCTGCCCGTCCCCTCCCTCCCACGCCGAGGCAGCAGCTGCCAAGGAGCACTGCCTCCCGCCTCCCGGTCCTGCCACGGCCATGAGGGTCCTGGCCAGGGCCTCAAATCCAGACAAACGGAATGGGGTGGAAAAACACCTCCTGGGCAGTGGCGCGAAGGGAGGGGCTGAGGAAACCCACCAACAGGAATGAAGAGCGGCCCACCCCGTGTTCCCGCAGTTTGCTTAAAAATTCTCTAGAAAGGTATCAAGGAGGAAAGAATGTCAATGGtataaaaatagttttcagtGGCTCTTGGTGAAGAAAGGTGTGTGAGGAGTGTTCACATCACGCGGCAGCCCCTCGAGGTGGTCCTGGGGTCCccctggaaggaaggaaggacacgGGTGAGGGTGCGCCCTGCAGGCAGGGCCTCACTGTCCCACCCACCAGGCACAGCTCAGCCACCGCGAGAAGGTCAGCTCCAACAGGATGCCAGGGCAGCACCTTCGGCTACAAATTTACTTCCAGAACCTTCCATGCAATCGTtatctcagtttaaaaaaatcagaggGGTCTTGGAATAGGAATGCCTGGTATGAATATGGTTGTGATTCTTTTCCCCCAGAAGCCACCATTCAAACCACTGCTCTGACTGGAGGACACTGGGCAGGAGCCATGGACCGAACCAGGCGGCTCTGAGATGCAACCGGCTTCTCAGCGCCCACGTCCCCAGGGGACCCCCAAGTGAGTTACTGCTGGGCTTGGTTAGAGAAGCCACATAACAGGCAGGACCTGGGGGGCGAGGGGCGTAGCCGTGACACAAAGGCCCCTTTCCTGCAGCTGCCAGCTGTGCAGGGATGTCGGGGCGGGGCCCCTCCTGCAGCCACGTGAGGCCTGGGTGCCGAGAGGGGCCCTGACCCGGCTGCACCCGAAGCCACCACAGCCAGGTGACGGTCATTCTCAGGGCCCGGCAGGCGGAGTGTGTGTGCCTCCGTGTCAGCACCCAAGTGGCTCAGGAGCCTCTACCTGTTGGTGAAAAACATCCTCCTCGCCAAAGTCAGCCTCCTCGTCGTCGTcttcctcctccccatcctcagTCCCCTGCACCGCCGAGGACTGCTTCACGGTTCTCATGGCCACTTCCTGTGCAAGATGGGGGCTGTGGGCGCGTGGCACACAGGGCTGTGGCCATACCTGGGATGGGGGGCGCCAGGAACACACCACCCCAGGGCCCCCAGCCCAGAGCCTGAGGACCCACCTCTCCATCAGCGTTGACCAGGGTCGTCCGGAAGCTCTCACCCGTGCCCCAGCTCTGCTGGCTCTTCCACACAAGCGTGGCAGGGGGGCTGTGGGACACGCCCGCCCCAGCAGCCCACACCTGAGGGTGAGGACAGGCTGTCAGCCTCAGCTTCAGCCCCAGGGGATGGTGACACGAGGCCCACAGTGGGGAGGCCACAGTGAACGGTGCAGCTGGGCTCTGCAGCAGAGCCATCTCAGCACCTGCCTGTGCCACGGCAAGTGGCTGTCCCTGGAGCTGGCTCTCGAGGTAAGCTGTGTCCTGACagctccccaggggtggccgctTCCTGCCTGTCGCCCCTCACCTACCGTGACCATCTGGCCGGCCCGCAGCACGTATTTCGGCGTGAACTTGTAAGCGATCTCATCCCCTTCCAGGACCTGCCTCTTGATCCTCCAGTTCCCCAGAGACTGGTCCTGGAAGAGTGGACCCGAGTGACCCCCAGCCCGAGACCCCGGGCGCCCCGCTTCCCCCCGCTCGCGCAGCCGCCCGTCACCTTGTCCGAGTTGTTCTTCAGCTGCACGAACTTGCCCTCCAGGTCGATCTCCTCGATGGTGACGCTGCCGCTGGCTGACGCCTGCTGGGACACCTGGAAGCTGCCGGTGCTGCCGGTGCTGCTGCCAGTGCCGATGCCGCTGGAGCCCGTGCCCAGGGACTCCTCCACCTCCAGCCGCTTCCGCTTGCGGCCCGGGCGGCCTGCCGTGGacatgctgctgctgctgctcgaGGTGGCCCGGGAGATGGTGACCCGCGATGACGGGCTCGGGGACAGCTTCAGCCTTGGGGACAGGGGTGGCGTGAGCAGCAGGCAGAGCCGCCCGCCCCGAGGATCGCCAGGAGGGAGCCTCCCTGGTGGCCACCCCTCGCTGCGCCCCGGCCACCCGCACCTCTCCTCCTCGCCCTCCAGGAGCTTGCGGTAAGCACTGATCTCCATGTCCAGGGTCAGCTTGACGTCCAGCAGCTCCTGGTACTCGGCCAACTGCTGCTGCATCACGTCCCGCATCTCCGTCATCTCCTGCTCCTTGGCATCCAGCATCTTCCGGAACTTGTCCCGCTCCCCGGCCATCATCTCCTCCAGCTCCCGGATGCGGTCCTCAGCAGCACTGGCCTGGGAGGAAGCGGAGGGTCAGGCCTCTGAGAAGCCTCCCCCGGCTTCCCA
This Choloepus didactylus isolate mChoDid1 chromosome 25 unlocalized genomic scaffold, mChoDid1.pri SUPER_25_unloc1, whole genome shotgun sequence DNA region includes the following protein-coding sequences:
- the LMNB2 gene encoding lamin-B2 isoform X1, with the translated sequence MATPLPGRAGAGPATPLSPTRLSRLQEKEELRELNDRLAHYIDRVRALELENDRLLLKISEKEEVTTREVSGIKALYESELADARRVLDETARERARLQIEMGKLRAELEESNKSSKKREGELTVAQGRVKDLESLFHRSEVELAAALSEKRGLESDVAELRAQLAKAEDGHMVAKKQLEKETLMRVDLENRCQSLQEELDFRKSVFEEEVRETRRRHERRLVEVDSSRQQEYDFKMAQALEELRSQHDAQVQLYRAELEQTYQAKLESAKLSSDQNDKAASAAREELKEARMRVESLSYQLSGLQKQASAAEDRIRELEEMMAGERDKFRKMLDAKEQEMTEMRDVMQQQLAEYQELLDVKLTLDMEISAYRKLLEGEEERCGWPGRSEGWPPGRLPPGDPRGGRLCLLLTPPLSPRLKLSPSPSSRVTISRATSSSSSSMSTAGRPGRKRKRLEVEESLGTGSSGIGTGSSTGSTGSFQVSQQASASGSVTIEEIDLEGKFVQLKNNSDKDQSLGNWRIKRQVLEGDEIAYKFTPKYVLRAGQMVTVWAAGAGVSHSPPATLVWKSQQSWGTGESFRTTLVNADGEEVAMRTVKQSSAVQGTEDGEEEDDDEEADFGEEDVFHQQGDPRTTSRGCRVM